The following proteins are co-located in the Hypomesus transpacificus isolate Combined female chromosome 23, fHypTra1, whole genome shotgun sequence genome:
- the LOC124485844 gene encoding UPF0729 protein C18orf32 homolog, giving the protein MVCIPCIVIPVLLWIYKRFLEPFLYPIISPVINRWWTKKAVQESGTGDVKASEKSNGACKTECNGEASNGSAASVDDKKIN; this is encoded by the exons ATGGTGTGTATCCCGTGCATCGTCATCCCAGTGCTGCTGTGGATCTACAAAAGGTTCCTGGAGCCCTTCCTCTACCCCATCATCTCCCCCGTCATCAACCGCTGGTGGACCAAGAAGGCCGTCCAGGAGAGTGGCACTGGAGATGTGAAGGCTAGTGAAAAGAGCAACGGAGCATGCAAG ACTGAGTGTAACGGAGAAGCTTCAAACGGGTCAGCGGCCTCGGTGGATGATAAAAAGATCAACTGA
- the add1 gene encoding alpha-adducin, producing the protein MNGDSGAGVVTAPPPTTAPHKERYFDRVDETSAEYQRERNMAPDLRQDFNMMEQRKRVSMILQSPAFCDELETMIQDQFQKGKTPTSLLALQQIADFMTTSMPTMYPAAPQGGMAALNMSLGMVTPVNDLRGSDSISYDKGEKLQRCRLAAFYRLTDLFGWSQLIYNHLTVRVNSEEERFLIVPFGLLYSEVSASSLVKINMQGEIVDRGSTNLGVNQAGFTLHSAIYAARPDVKCIVHIHTPAGAAVSAMKCGLLPISPEALFLGEVSYHDYHGILVDQEESLLIQKNLGPKSKVLILRNHGLVSVGETVEEAFYYIHNLVTACEIQVRTLASAGGPDNLVMLDPGKYKSRPRVPEPPPEGSSPQPKWQVGEQEFEAYMRMLDNLGYRTGYPYRCPALRDKHKKSSEAELASSAVGSYSYGEDSDSGARSPLKHSFQKQPRDKTRWLGSAGRPDGEEEGSEAGSPKAKAKWTKEEGVRQAAVANQFIPMNTNAKEVLEMRNKIRDQNLQDIKTAGPQSQLLCGSVMERSFVQVSRNKWPQPATLGSDKHTLKYLRCTLFSSPGMPRLHSWGDHVPSFGVYGYCKSCV; encoded by the exons ATGAACGGTGACTCAGGTGCCGGGGTGGTGACGGCCCCGCCTCCCACCACTGCGCCCCACAAGGAGCGCTACTTTGACCGCGTGGACGAGACGAGCGCCGAGTACCAGCGGGAGAGGAACATGGCGCCCGACCTTCGGCAGGACTTCAACATGatggagcagaggaagagggtgtCCATGATCCTGCAGAGTCCG gctttCTGTGACGAGCTAGAGACCATGATCCAGGATCAGTTCCAGAAGGGGAAGACCCCCACCAGTCTACTGGCCCTGCAGCAGATCGCTGACTTCATGACCACCTCCATGCCCACCATGTACCCTGCCGCCCCCCAGGGGGGCATGGCTGCCCTCAACATGA GTCTGGGGATGGTGACCCCCGTGAACGACCTGCGGGGCTCGGACTCCATCTCCTATGACAAGGGAGAGAAGCTGCAGCGCTGCAGACTGGCTGCCTTCTACCGCCTCACGGACCTGTTTGGCTGGTCCCAGCTGATCTACAACCATCTCACG GTGAGGGTGaactctgaggaggagagattCCTGATCGTCCCCTTTGGTCTCCTGTACAGTGAGGTGTCAGCCTCCAGCCTG gtcaaGATCAACATGCAGGGGGAGATAGTGGACCGGGGAAGCACCAACCTGGGGGTGAACCAGGCTGGCTTCACTCTCCACTCTGCCATCTACGCCGCCCGGCCCGATGTCAAGTGCATCGTCCACATCCACACGCCAGCCGGCGCCGCG gtgtctGCTATGAAGTGTGGCCTGCTGCCTATCTCTCCGGAGGCCCTGTTCCTGGGAGAGGTCTCTTACCACGACTACCACGGCATCCTGGTGGACCAGGAGGAGAGCCTGCTCATCCAAAAAAACCTGGGGCCCAAGAGCaag GTGTTGATCCTGAGGAACCATGGCCTGGTGTCTGTGGGGGAGACGGTGGAGGAAGCCTTCTACTACATCCACAACCTGGTGACGGCCTGTGAGATTCag GTGCGCACCCTGGCCAGCGCGGGGGGGCCAGACAACCTGGTGATGCTGGACCCAGGGAAGTACAAGTCTCGGCCCCGTGTCCCGGAGCCCCCCCCTGAGGggtccagcccccagcccaagTGGCAAGTGGGGGAGCAGGAGTTTGAGGCCTACATGAGGATGCTGGACAACCTG GGCTACAGGACCGGCTACCCCTACCGCTGCCCAGCGCTCCGGGACAAACACAAAAAGTCCAGCGAGGCGGAGCTCGCGTCCTCGGCCGTGGGCTCCTACTCGTACGGCGAGGACAGCGACTCGGGCGCCCGCTCCCCGCTCAAGCACAGCTTTCAGAAGCAGCCGCGCGACAAGACGCGCTGGCTGGGCTCGGCCGGGCGCCCTGACGGCGAGGAGGAGGGCTCGGAGGCGGGCAGCCCCAAGGCCAAGGCTAAG TGGAcaaaggaggagggggttcGCCAGGCGGCAGTAGCCAATCAGTTCATCCCCATGAACACCAACGCCAAAGAGGTGCTGGAGATGAGGAACAAG ATCCGCGACCAGAACCTGCAGGACATCAAGACTGCAGGGCCCCAGTCCCAGCTGCTCTGCGGCTCTGTCATGGAGCGCTCCTTTGTCCAGGTGAGTCGAAACAAGTGGCCCCAGCCAGCCACACTGGGATCCGACAAGCACACATTGAAATACCTAAGGTGCACTTTGTTTAGTTCACCTGGCATGCCGAGGTTGCACTCCTGGGGCGACCATGTTCCCAGTTTTGGTGTCTATGGGTATTGTAAATCTTGTGTGTGA